Within Cercospora beticola chromosome 6, complete sequence, the genomic segment TTAGGTTGCCCACACAACCTGGTACCTCGCTTCACCTCGCTCTTGTTCTCAGCTCTGTGGTTTGTGGTCCACCTGTCGCTTCTGCTTGTTGTGAACATACCATCGTGGCCAGTCTTGCTTTAGCGCATTACGTTGCGCCGGATTGTCCTTCGAGACCGTGCAAGCATGTCTTGAGATGCTGCATGATGAAAAATTTGATTTCATTAAAACATAGTTCTGCTTCAGTCTCAAGACTATCTCCTCCGTCGCCGCTTCAAATCAAGCTTTGCTTCTTCAATTTCCAAGTCTTCGATAACCACCCAcggatcatcatcttcttcatctctcgCAATGTCAGACTGGTCCAGCAGGCTTCGCGCCGCCTCCTCAAATTCGGGCACCAGCGACGTCAATCTTGGCGCCTTGCTTCCACTGTCAGAAGACGCATAATACACATCATTCAAGAAGGAAGTGAAATATAACACAGCATTGAGAATTTCCTTGCCCGCGGGAATAATATGTTCCTGTAGCATGTCACGTCAGCCCAATGTTTACAGCTCTGAATCTCTTTGCATCGCAAAGCAACTCACCTTTGGCAGCAAGAACCCGTAGGTACCCCTATCGCGCAATTTCAACTGGTACGCATATCGCACTCCAATCGTGCGATAGAAGAAATCCAATGCAGAACCTCCCGTGGCCTCTACGCTAGGCCGCAAGTGGACCTTTTTGTTAGTCGAAGTCATAACAGAATTGCCCTCGCACGCAGACATGACTTCGTAGTTACGACCATGTGTGGCACGGATAGCCTTGGCCAATCCCATGCCGAGTTCTTCGAGGTTTTCCAATCCGGGTGGCTCGTCATCGCAGGAATAGCTATAGGGGTAGAGTACTTCCTGTGAGTATGAGTGGAGGTCCAGAAAGCCGACGAAATCAACATTGTTGTTTTTGGTCTCGTTTTTGGCCCAGTCTGCCAGGCGTTTGGCTTCGACGGCTTCGAAGGGGGATTCACCAGTGTAGGATTCGCTACATGGGTTGTCTGTTGCGGACCATTCGAAACCGAAGGAGCGGTCGAGGTCCATTCCCTGGCAGAACCGTATGCCTGTTTGCTGGCGGTTCTTGCGCCACAGACGATCAGTCTCCCAGGTGTAGATGTAGCCGTCTGGGTTGAGAGTGGGGATGAAGACAAAGTCGAAATTCTCCAGCAGCTGTGTGGTCATATGGTCCTTGCCATATCCGGTGATCAGCGAGTATGCGATGTAGTTGACCGTCGTGGTACTGATCCATTCGCGCGCATGTAGGCCTCCGGAGATGAGGATTGTCTTTCGTCGAGGAGGATTTGGGTCATCATTGTTGGTTGGATGGACACCCACTCGTACAGCTGGGATGCTGCGGCCCTCGTATGACAGACCAATGTTAATGTGTCTGACGTGCGTTGTGAAGAGAGAAGACATCAGGCGCAGCCATGGCTCGATCACATTGAAAGGCTGGAAGTCTCCAAAGAAGATGTTGGTATCGGCTTCCGAGGCGCGCTCCAGGGCACCGAGCGGTCGCCCTGTAGGTTGATTGAAGGCTGGTGTGTTGCGGTGTGTGGATTTTTGATAGTTGGCAATGATGGCCTCGGACAATTCCTTCTCTCCGATCAACGGCTTGTGCGCGTGCTGGAGCGAGTCTGGCAGCAACCCGAGCAACAGAGGTACGCTGTCTTTCGACAGGCGTATGTCGACCCAGTCATGCGCGAATTCCCACACATCCAGCATCAACGTATCCGCTGCCTCTGCCAGGCTGGCCGACTCTTCTGAAGTGCTGATGTTGAATCGCAGCACCAGATCCCCGCCATATCTTGCAACAGTATGTGCTGGCAGCTGTCGGTCCCAGCCGTCCTTTGACAACACAATGCGCTCATCCTTGGATTGTTCGAAGCCTAGCACGGATTGCAGAAAGTGTTGTTTGATGCTTGCCCATCGCGATAGTCGTTGTGGCTCGTGGCGGGGAGAGGGTGCGGCGATGGTCAGAGCGCATACTGCCAGCAGCGTTGCGCTATGGAACTTCATGGTGGCAGGTCATGAGGGAAGGCAGGCAAAGGCCGTGCCTAGAGAGTTATTGCGCAGTGAAGTGAGATCGCGTGGCAGAGGGCAACACTGCCACCGACGTTGAAGGTTTGCGATGCAAGTGGGACAGGCCAGGCAGCTGCCATTGGCCGCCTCGCAGGCCTGCTTGCCTGGCTGGGCGCGGAGAGGACAAGTACCGCTGCTACTGCAGGAGACACGCGCGCACCTGCTGTCCGGCTCGCGGGAGGAGGGGCATcggcatcagcatcagcatcggCATCAGCGTCAGGCATCAGGCAGCCGTCTATCTATTCGAGATCGTGCGCTGTGCAAGGCCGGGTGTTGGTCTCTCGCGTGGCGGCCCAGCGAGATTCACAGACCAGCTGGGAGAGGCCTGTGCAGCGTGAGATGGCGTCGTCACCGCCGCCGATGCCCGCCGCAGCATCGCTATGCTCACCTCCGTGGCCAGACGTCAACGTACCGGCCGCAGCAGGCTGAGATGCATTTGTacagtcagcagcagcggagcGGAGCTGGCGGAGAGGCCGGGCCATGACGCAGCGCTGGGGGAAAAGAAGGTTGTAACGAGCATCGCGCCAGTCGAAGCACATGCGTCTCAGGGGAAGCGTCGCATTCATGTGTGTGCTCTGGAACGCGTATTGCCATGATGATCTGATTTCTTGCGCCGCTCTCTGCTGTGCATGCATCGAAACACCACTCCCACCTGATACAGCCTTCTGCTTGGCCCTCCCCTCCTCTGCAATCtgcctcgccgccgcctccaccaccctCTCCATTCGTATCGTCGGCCCAGCCCAGCCCTGCACTCCAGCCGCTGGACCCTGTCGTACAAACACCCAACGGCCGATCATCCACACGACCAGCGTCCCGGACGCCCACCCTAGCCCTCGCTCAATTCCTACATATTGTGCCCGCCTGTCTGCCCGACCTCCGCCAGCCTGGGGACCTCCGCCCGCTGCCCTTCCAATGCCCAGAGCCTGTGCAGCGAGGCGTGCCGGGAATGCCGCTGCTGATGAGACGCCAGAGTGTCTTGGGCGTGCCGAGCAACAGCAATAGCAGCACCGATAACATCGTGGTGGATCCCCATGCCCGCCATGACGCCCTCGCTCCTCCCAGCGCTGCCGCCGCGAAGAACGCATCTCTCAAGCCTGATGCTGCCTACACACGACCAGTGACCGTCGGCGTCGACTCTGCGCCGCTGCCAGCTTCGAGACTCTCCCACGAGCTCCACCCAGATGACATCGCCGGCCCCAGCACGGATCACGATGCTGCCACTCGGTCCCGGAAGCGATTCAGCCTTATGAAATTCCGCAACTACTCAGAGTCCCATTTGTCGGCGCGCGCGAAGTTGGATGCGGAGCGGGAAAAGGTGAACGAAGAGCTGCCGCCGGTGCCCGCAGTCACTCCTGACGGCGTCGTGCCAACAATTGTCAAGACTGCGCCAACGATGGGACACGAGGTGCCCGACGCGCAGCAGGCGGACACGGAGAGGCAGGCGCGGCCCTCGCTGTTTAGGAGGTCGTCGGCCATGAAATCGCGCGCATCAGATCAGATCAGCAGAGATTCGAGCGAGAGAAGCAGGACCGCGAAGAAGGGGTCGTCAATATTTCGCAGAGGGAAGACTAGCGGTCTTGAGGACTTGCACCGGCTCTCAGCTATGCACATCAGCGACCAGCATAGTGCACCTCCCTCGTACCGCGAGCACTCAAACTCTGCGCTTGCCGTTCCTGTCTCTCAGACAACGGATCCAAGGTTCTCAGAATCCTCCCGCTCGGACGGCAGTTCTGGAGATGGACATATCTATGGAAGCACCACAACCACGACGCATACTGTCCAGACACATACTACCTTTTTCAAGCTGCCTCGCCGAAACAAGAATCGCAATTCGCTGTTCCCGCTTCCTGTGAAACTTCCGCCTCCAGATGATTCGAAACACGATCAAAACGGCCCCATTACCCCACGCGCATCAACACAATCGCTTGCGCCAGAAACAGATGCCACGCCGTCAACAGAGTTACCGGCTGACCGCCCACTGCGACGAGCGCACACCGAAGCGACTCCTTCCAAGCGCCCCCAGCCGAATTCACTTCAAGGATCTCCGAAAAAAGGATCGCTGGTCTTCGCGGAACCTGACACCACTTTGTTTCGACAGACGTCTTCTCAGTCTCACAGTTCGAATCCCTCGTCACCACTGCAGCCTCCCATGCGACTCGGCCTGAGGGATAGGTCCTCCACGCAAAGCTCGTTTGGTGGGCGTAGTGGGCACGATGCAGAGACGCCGCCTCTTTCGGCGAGTGGCCGAACCTCAACTTCCACGGCAGGACGGTCAAGTCTGGGCGGTCTGCTCAATCTTTCACGCTTCCGCCAAAGTTCAGAGCCGTACTCGCCACGGCATGGATCGCCAGGGACGCGAAGCAAATCAAATTCGTTCGCAATGAGCCGCGAAGCGCTTGTCATTCCTGagcgcgaagaaggagacaCGCCAGGGAAGTATCTGGAGCGACTGGAGAATGCCGTGTCACGGAGTGTGATTGCTGGGATATTGTCCAAGTCCTCAGACCCATTTGCTCAGGCCGTGTTACGCAGCTACACCAGGCGGTTTCCTTTCTTCACAGAACCCATTGACATGTCACTTCGCAAGTTTTTGCTTGAGGCAGAATTGCCCAAAGAAACGCAGCAGGTCGATCGTGTCATCCAAGCATTTGCAGATCGGTACCACGAGTGTAATCCTGGCATCTATGCGAGTGCCGATAGTGCATATTTCATCGCCTTCTCGATCATGATGCTGCATACAGACGCTTTCAATCGGAACAACAAGCGCAAAATGCAGAAACAAGATTATGTCAAGAATACGTCCGGCCAAGGCATCTCCGACGACGTTTTGGCCTGTTTCTACGATAACATTTGCTACACGCCCTTCATACATTATGACGAGGATGTAGACATCAATGGCGAACGCGTATTGCATTTCACCCAACCGAAAAAGTCTGGTGGCAAGCTCAAGAGTGCCATTCCAGGTGCGTCGGACATTTCGAGAAAGCCCTCTGGACCTGTGGACCCATATAATCTCATTGTGGAACAAAAGCTGGACGCGCTTCGTCCGGCCATCAAGGATACGATCTTGATGGACGATCCTTTTGACTATCGTGGCAGCCAAGGCGAGCTCGATCCGCATTATCTGCAACGCGCATTCACCCATACCGGAATTATACAAATCATCTCAGCGAGATCGCGTCCGGCAGCATATGAAAGCCAGTTCATCAATGGCCAGACCAATGCGACAGAGACGCAGCAAGGCATTGTGGATCTGAAGATTACCAAAGTTGGACTTCTCTGGCGCAAGTCTgcgaagaaaaagaagactAGAAGCCCGTGGCAGGAGTGGGGCGCCATTCTCACTGGTTCCCAGTTATACCTTTTCCGTAATTCACACTGGGCGAAAGGCTTGATGCATCAATTCATCAATCAGCAGAGGCCTGGTCGATCGAGAACACCTGTAGTTTTCAAGCCGCCCTTGCAGGACTTCAAGCCGGATGCTTTGATCAAAACGGACAATGCAGTGGCGTTGGTTGATTCGACATATACGCGACATAAGAACGCTTTCACTTTCGTCAGGCACGGCGGACAAGAAGAGGTCTTCCTCGCGGACAACGAAAGTGAGTTACACGACTGGCTCGGTCTCATCAATTATGCCGCAGCGTTCCGCGCTGCGGGTGTGCGGATTCGGGGTATGACAGGAGGCAATGAAGATTCCACTCAATCGATCAAAAGGCTGAGATCGACAAACTCGTCCCGGTCGCTCCAAactgatgacgaagaagtcaCTGTCACTCACAGAGGTCTCGGCCCGCAATTGCAACAACAAGTCATGGCAGCCCGACGCCAAATTATGATGCAGAAGATTGCTGAGATCGAGAGCGAAATCGAGAGTGCTAATCGCCAGCTCGAGAATATGTTGCGAAACGCACGGCATTTACTAATCCTGGCGCCGATAGCACCGCGCACCAGAGAGGATGTCGTTCTCGCAGCTGGCCGAGCTGACGCCACGATCAAATGGCTGCGGCGCGATATGTGGCGCATGAAGTGCCATCGCGACATTCTTGCAATGGACGTCAGAATCGACGGAATGAGCGCTGCCGAACTCGAGAAGCTAAGGCCCAGCGAGCCAGAGTCAGCGCGCAAGGAGAAGCCGAAGGTGCTCACTAGGTTCAGCTCACAACGAACGCCAAAGAGCCCACCGCAAAGCCCATCGAGCTTGACTTTCAACAGACCTCCAACTCGTGAATCCGAGGACGAGACAGGTGCTGACAAGTCAGCGACTCCACCACAATCTGCCAGCCCACAGAAAGACGAACCGTGGCGTCTTCCTCCCCTCGAACTTAACACGTCCCAGGGTGAGAAAGAGCACCGAGGCTCTGTGAGCAGCACGCTGCTATCGGCATCCCCTCCCGCCAATCGAGGCAGCCTGCAACATTCACACTCTGCTTCTAGTATACTCCAGGTTCGCACTCGCTCGACTGATACTTCTGGTACCGGCAATGGCGGCGCGCTCACGCCAGCTGCCAGTGTCGATGAAAGAGAGCTTCAGCTTTTGGCACGAGCGACGATGATACCCGATGCTCATGTCGTGCGAGACGGTGGTGCTAGCATTGACGGTCCGGCGCCAGGTACTTCACCTGAAAGCAGCAAGCATAAAGGTGTGCGAAGAAGCCTACAGAAGACCTTGCGCGATCATCACACTCCAAGTTTGTCGCATCGCCATCGGCGTAACAAGGAGAGTGACAGCACTGTGCGCTCAGCCCACGTTGAAGGCCAGGAGTCCGAGGAAGCTACGCCCCGACTTACTCGTGATAAACCACGGTTTGTGCTTCACGGCAAGCAAGCCTCGGTCGTGCAATTCGGAGGAGATTGGGAACGTATGAAGCTGCGGAGAGAAAATTACGAAGCTGGACGTCCTTCTGCAGAATTCCAATCCCAGATGGATGCAGCTTTTGTTCGAAAACGTTCGGAAGCCCAGCAACAGCTGCGTGCTGGCATGTTTAGCCCGGTCGTCCAAGACCTGAGCCGAGGCGGCACAaccgacgaggatgacgacaCGGCCAGTATAGTATCTGCCCAGAGCTTCATTTCGGATGCAGAAGCCGCTGCAACACTTGCTGGTGATAGGCCTCAAACAAAGTCCTCTAATGAGGAGGACGTCACAGAATTCCCCGGCTTTGTCGACCTCTCCGAATGGGACCCCGATCGCAGGACGACTGTACTCGGACCATTCTCGCCCGTAAGCCCTGATCAGAGCCAATACAAACACAGACGTTTCAGCAGTCTCCAAAAAGGCCAAGATGGGAACATTGAGGACGTGGAAGAAGCCGTACAGAACGGCTACATATCTACTTCAGGCTCACAGTACTCGACCAGTCCACCATTTAATGCCACTGAACCTGATATCCCGGAACTCGATTTCGCGAGTAGAGAGAACAGGCGCACAGTCATTGGTCCCTCAACATCATCTCAAGAATTAGCGAAGGCGCAAGGGAGTTTGTCACCTACATCAGGAACCGGGGAATCCAATCATAGCGCGGGGAGTTCTTTTGTGGAAGGGGAGAATGGGTTTGTGAGGGCGATTGGCGATGAGGAGTTGAGGAGTATGAGCTCGAGCTTGAATGCGAGTCCGCAAACGATCAAGTCGAGGTGAAGTTGAGCATCATACTGGGGACTAACAGCGATGTCCTCGCTTCTGTATGTGTGTGCAGAAGTTTGTGTACTTTTTTAGAGGTGGAAAGGAATTACCGAGATGATACCCTGGGAATGTCATGGAATTGAGTGACTGTGCCTACAATActtcctccttcctcttGTTCCCCGTCGAACGCCCTCCCTCCCCACAACAACCTCACAATTTACTCTCCTTCCCCCCACCCAACACAACCCCCTCCAACCACTCCCTCAAAATCCCATTAACCTCATCCGGCGCATGCCAAAGCGCCCAATGCGTAGCCTTAACCTCTCCCCTCGTCAGATTCGGCACAGCtttctccatcttcgcaCTCATTTCCCTCGTCAGCACCATATCCCTCGTAGCCAAAATATACAACGTAGGCTGTTTGATCAAATTCCTCGTCTCCTTTGGAAGCTCCAAATCTTCTTGAAAATTAATTTCCCTCGTTCGATACCAATTACATGGACCATGGATTCCGTTTTTCATGAATTCGTCGACGTAGTATGAGAGTTCGGAGTCGTTGAGTAAGGGGGTTGGTGCGATGGTTTCGGATTCGGAGGTTAGGATTGAGAGGTCGATGCCTGTTTTGGGGAGCATGAAATATTTTCCTGAAGCTACACGACCGCCGTACATTCCGTGGAGGAATTTTTTCATTGTGGAGCGGTCTTTTATGACGTTTTCGATGACTTGGTCTTCGCTGCCGAGTTGGAGTTGGTAGCCGAACTGGGGGATTGTAGTTTCGGCGAGGGTTTTGGTGCTGATGTAGGATTTTGTGGGAGGGGCGTAGGCGGTGCAGACGCTGAAGACGTGGGAGATTAGATCTGGGTACCATTGGGCTACGCGGTAGACTGTGGCTCCGCCCCTGTTGTTGATGGGTGTTGTTAGTTTCTTTGGTCTTGGAAAGATCTTGGTAATGATGTTGTCTTACCAGTCGTGTCCGCCGATGATGATCTTGTGGGTGCCGATTTTCTTAGCTATGGCAGCGACGACATCTGCGTGGGATTTGAAGCCATAGTCTCGTAAGTTATCGGATGCTCCAGTCTCTCCATAGCCCATGCAGTTGAGGGCGATAGTTCGAATGCCAAGAGATGTGAGCAGCGGGATTTGGTATCGCCATGCTAGTGACTGATCTGGAAATCCGTGGATGAGGACTGCTACGGCTTTTTGTGTTCCTTCAGCGTGGGCTTCGAGATATGCTAGAGACTGTGTCAATATACAGCTGTTCTATGTAGAAGTGAGGGGCTCTCAGATTCGCTTACACCACTTCCAGCCATTTACTTCAATGTACTCCCGCTTCACCTTTGTCCCAATGTCGCTCGGTTGGATCTTGGGTGCCATGATAGTCTCTGGCGGGTCGATGACGCCGTCCATTGACTCTTGAGACTTGTAGGAGAAGTGCTGATGCTGAAGAGCTTTGTACAGTCGGCATTGAGCTTGGCATGGAATCGAACTGGCTGACAGCTCATTGCCGAGGCACTAGATCGCGAACGTCGAATAGCAACTCGCATTCGGATGTCACCTGTAGATGCCACGCCATCTGTGCCAAGTTCTGCAAGAGTTGATTAATGTCACAAATCGACAGCAAGAAGCGCGCCTCGTCATGTGCGACAAGAGGTTGGAAGTGGCATGACTCGTGAATGGCTGGCCTGTGACAAGGAACGGAGATCGGCCGATTGCCAAGACATGCAGAACATATGTATGTACAACGACACGCTGACGATCATCTATGCCATGCAATCGACCCGCAAACTTGAGCGCATACAATCGCCCGCCGCGATGTGGAGCAACAGCAGGCGAGCTGCAAAATCTGGACCCCAAGAGATGATCCAGCTGTCGAGAACGACCAACATCTCTTCTGCTTAGGAAGTAACCCTGCTATCGCGTGTTGAGAAGAAATGACCAAGGCTTTTGTGTAATCGATGTAACGGTCTGCGCTGACAAGCAGTTTGTTGAGGTGCCAATTCTGCGCTCATCGCTACGCGACAGTCTACTCTTCATCATGGTTGCTATCTTCCTAGCGGCACAAGACCAGACTTGACTCCTTCCCCAGGTGGTCAGCACTTCCTGCGAACAGACGCTGCCTTTGTGGACGGGGAAGATGTGGCGCTCTCGATGGCTCAGAGTTCCGGAATTGTGAGGAGCGTCCAGGTTCGAGGCCTCGACGCGACAGCCGCCCACGAGCGCTGGTGCCAATCAGCATTGGTGGTGCAGACGAGCGTGGCCACAGCAAGCTTCGTCGTATGTAGCTAATGCACGGCGACGCTCGTGGACCGCCTCTTTTGCCGAATGCAAGTTACCGTGTGTCCCGTCGCCGCGACTCCCTTGTATGGCACAGCGCAGAGTATGGAGGTACGTCCGATGTGCGCTCTGGACCTCCGGCGCGTGAGGCAATTCGGGCTCGCGTCTCTCTTTGCATCATAGTTGTGGCACATCTGCAGCCCTCTCGCTAGCGCCGTGGTGTGGTGGGTTGTTAATAGAGAAGACGTCCTTGCCCCGTAGGTCTTTGCGTCTTTGCTTCGTGTTGGCGTTCTCTGCGCCTCTGACTCCTACAATGCCGCTACTAGTGGTCAAGCCGATGAAGCAGCGTTCTCAGCTTCCGAAGAGACGTGGCAATGATACTGACCTGCGTTCAGGGACTGCACGATCGTGTTTGGGGTGTCGCTCATCCCTTCCGATCGTGTGGGAGAAGCGGACGATGGCAGGCAGAGGGTGCGCGCCTGCCTTAAATCTTGTTTTGCGATCGATGATGGATCAACTGAACCCTGCCAGATGGGCTAGCGACATTTGATCATCTTCGCGATGTACCGGGGCTGCCTCCGAAGATTATCACAACTTTGTCGCAACGGTGTAAATGACCTGGGACCTGAGCCAGTACAACATCGCTAACTATCACCTTTCCTACCTTCGATAATCTTCACACATGGACGAAGGCTTCTCCAGAAAGCGAGATTGTCCCGCTCGCGCCATCCCCTCAGGAATGTTCCCGCTCAACAGACCAGTACAGCCCATCATGGCATCGACCGAATCGCATTGCAAAGATCACTCACAAAGGCTCTCGTACTCGGGGTTCACATATCGGCAGCGAGTATCCGTCGAGCTACAATGTCTGGAACGCAACATGGACGATACCTCTGTCACTGAGTGAGCGTAGCTGAAGAAAGTACTCCCAGTCTCCTGCTCGCGGTTCATTGCGTCCAATGCGAGTCCCGCAGATCGGCGGACGAAACCAAGCAGCGTATCTTCACCTTGCGACTCATCACATCTGCCGTGCCAGGTGGCACTGGAACGCCAAAGGCATCACAAAGTCTCCATGTTGATGAGGAATCTCCACGAGCGCATCGACCTCCTGGACCGAGCCAACGCAGTATGGCAGATGTCCCACAGCAGGGACAATGCAGAGGCACAGGGGTACTCGACGCCTTGGACTTGGTCAGAGCCTCGACTGTGCGCTCTTGTTGACGGGCTTCGAACATACCGGTATAGAGGCTGCGGGTCAAACGGGTCAGATCTGCTAGGAGGCGGCACATTCGGGAGCAGGAAAGGGCAGCATGGTGCGTACAGCCTTTCGCGCGTGCGGAGGACAAGGCGTGGGGCTCAGCACGCTCGCGTGTGCTCTCAGACGGAGTCGCTCCATATGGGCAAGGTGAGTTGCACGGCCTCCGGGACTGTCCAGGCAACGCGCGCAAGCTCGTGTCGACGCGAAGTGCAGCTCTCATGCATGTCGCCCCCGCTGGGAGGGCAAGTGGCATGTTGCTGCGGCAAAGTCCTCGTCTCGCTCGAGGTGAAGCAGGCAGTGCGACTGCTGGGCCAGCCAAGCTCAATTGGGCAAATGCGTCTGGACAGCGCATACAGATGCAAGCACGCCGGACTCCAGACGACGCAGCGCAGCACCTCGGCGTAAGCCTCTCGGACCATGTTTGTCGGCGCGCCCGAGCTGTTGCGTGCCCGGCACGATGTACTGTCGCGCGGGAGATGGCCAGAAGTACCGTGCGACTGTTCTGCTCCCTGCAGGGCTGCAGAGGATGGGATGCAGCTACCGGCGCTAACTCCGATGTGTGAAATCGCTTCCACTTCGCAGCTCGAGGACCGCACAGCAGCCGTCGGCGAGTCTCGGGCGACATCGGGCGTGGCGGTGCATTGCAGTCGAGTTCAGTGTGAGTGACAATGTCAAAGCCAGCCGTCGCGACCGTGCAGGAAAGTGCACAGCGGCGAAGACACGGCGGAGGAAGCAAGCAATGGGGGAAGAAAGTTTGGCGGATCGACGGGTAAGTTAGGCATCATGTCAAAAAAGCAGCAGTGCAGCGCGTCCAGACGGGCGTGGCGACTGCGGGCGAGCGTCACACAGAACGATCGATGGCATGGCAGGGCCGGGCATTGCAGTCTCACGCACAGCATCGCACAGCACCGCACAGCAGAAAGAGCATCAACGATGGAAAAGGCCTGGGCCGTGGCCGCGGCGCAGGTGCATGCTCGTCACGCCCGCAGCGAAGATGGCCGGTGGGCGGGCAGGCACAGCACACAGTCTGGGGCCAAGCGACACAACCACGAGGGAATGGGCGGCGTCTAGAACACTGCCATGATTATGCTGCCCGTGCGTGAGATCGTGTCCTGTGTCCCGGGAGTGCCGTGCAGCTCTCGCGCGCTCCAGACGAAGTGTGAAGAGTGTTGCGAGACTGCTCTGCTAGCCTCGTGTAGACGACGTGTTGCACGGCCGCCGCATGGAGGCTTCTGGCTTTGCTCCACTCACAAGCTTCGGCTCAATGA encodes:
- a CDS encoding uncharacterized protein (MEROPS:MER0013421); this translates as MKFHSATLLAVCALTIAAPSPRHEPQRLSRWASIKQHFLQSVLGFEQSKDERIVLSKDGWDRQLPAHTVARYGGDLVLRFNISTSEESASLAEAADTLMLDVWEFAHDWVDIRLSKDSVPLLLGLLPDSLQHAHKPLIGEKELSEAIIANYQKSTHRNTPAFNQPTGRPLGALERASEADTNIFFGDFQPFNVIEPWLRLMSSLFTTHVRHINIGLSYEGRSIPAVRVGVHPTNNDDPNPPRRKTILISGGLHAREWISTTTVNYIAYSLITGYGKDHMTTQLLENFDFVFIPTLNPDGYIYTWETDRLWRKNRQQTGIRFCQGMDLDRSFGFEWSATDNPCSESYTGESPFEAVEAKRLADWAKNETKNNNVDFVGFLDLHSYSQEVLYPYSYSCDDEPPGLENLEELGMGLAKAIRATHGRNYEVMSACEGNSVMTSTNKKVHLRPSVEATGGSALDFFYRTIGVRYAYQLKLRDRGTYGFLLPKEHIIPAGKEILNAVLYFTSFLNDVYYASSDSGSKAPRLTSLVPEFEEAARSLLDQSDIARDEEDDDPWVVIEDLEIEEAKLDLKRRRRR
- a CDS encoding uncharacterized protein (MEROPS:MER0017177); translation: MDGVIDPPETIMAPKIQPSDIGTKVKREYIEVNGWKWSYLEAHAEGTQKAVAVLIHGFPDQSLAWRYQIPLLTSLGIRTIALNCMGYGETGASDNLRDYGFKSHADVVAAIAKKIGTHKIIIGGHDWGGATVYRVAQWYPDLISHVFSVCTAYAPPTKSYISTKTLAETTIPQFGYQLQLGSEDQVIENVIKDRSTMKKFLHGMYGGRVASGKYFMLPKTGIDLSILTSESETIAPTPLLNDSELSYYVDEFMKNGIHGPCNWYRTREINFQEDLELPKETRNLIKQPTLYILATRDMVLTREMSAKMEKAVPNLTRGEVKATHWALWHAPDEVNGILREWLEGVVLGGGKESKL